In one window of Bacteroidota bacterium DNA:
- a CDS encoding RagB/SusD family nutrient uptake outer membrane protein, translated as MTSLRLFQRRFTRLCAAALVGGFALFSFSGCDSLDVANPNAPEPEVVSIQALATGLEGGLRAGMGVYWRVNGIFARDLYYFEPADPRYTGELYTGPLDPGGFLLLTPWSGRYRAIGQARILIEQAEARGLGEAEQAGIRGYANTLIAHQLLLALNYLGENGIKIEFSDQVDVPFVTQEEGYAEINRYLDEALTDLQSAGDAFPFSLSGGFAGFDTPAGFAQFNRAIRARVAIYQGDAGAALSALEGSFISDGDLNGGVYHTFGAGSGDRLNPMFEVPTADFVKLRATPEFVADAEAGDQRVASKVLDRGEELPASPGSANGLASSVVVTTASSSSGSYPVIRNEELLLIRAEANILNGDLDAAETDINAVRSAAGLGNVELDDENALDQLLFERRYSLFAEGHRWVDLRRYDRLGTLPTPEVGEGITSQIFEQWPRPNSEVPG; from the coding sequence ATGACTTCCCTACGCTTGTTCCAACGCCGCTTCACCCGGCTCTGCGCCGCAGCCCTCGTAGGCGGCTTCGCGCTGTTCTCCTTTTCAGGATGTGACAGCCTTGACGTTGCCAACCCCAACGCTCCCGAACCCGAGGTAGTGAGCATCCAGGCGCTCGCTACGGGCCTCGAAGGCGGCCTTCGTGCCGGCATGGGCGTTTACTGGCGCGTCAACGGCATCTTCGCTCGCGACCTGTACTACTTCGAGCCGGCCGATCCCCGCTACACGGGCGAGCTTTACACGGGGCCGCTTGATCCAGGTGGTTTCCTACTCCTCACGCCCTGGTCGGGCCGCTACCGGGCCATCGGCCAGGCACGAATCCTGATCGAGCAGGCTGAGGCCCGAGGTTTGGGCGAGGCCGAGCAGGCAGGCATCCGAGGCTACGCCAACACGCTCATTGCGCACCAGCTCCTGCTTGCCCTCAACTATCTCGGTGAGAACGGAATCAAGATTGAATTCTCCGACCAGGTCGATGTCCCGTTCGTGACCCAGGAGGAGGGCTACGCCGAAATCAACCGGTACCTGGACGAGGCGCTGACGGACCTGCAGAGTGCCGGCGATGCGTTCCCCTTCTCGCTCTCGGGCGGCTTCGCAGGGTTCGACACGCCGGCCGGCTTCGCCCAGTTCAACCGGGCCATCCGGGCACGCGTCGCCATCTACCAGGGCGATGCTGGGGCAGCCCTCTCGGCGCTCGAAGGGTCGTTCATCAGCGACGGCGACCTCAACGGCGGCGTGTACCACACCTTCGGCGCGGGCAGCGGTGACCGTCTCAACCCGATGTTCGAGGTGCCGACGGCTGACTTCGTGAAGCTCCGGGCGACGCCAGAGTTCGTGGCAGACGCCGAGGCGGGCGATCAGCGCGTCGCCAGTAAGGTGCTGGATCGGGGCGAGGAGCTTCCGGCCAGCCCCGGTTCGGCAAACGGACTGGCCAGCTCGGTCGTCGTGACGACCGCGTCGAGTTCGTCAGGCTCGTACCCGGTCATTCGGAATGAGGAACTGCTCCTCATCCGGGCGGAGGCTAACATCCTCAACGGCGATCTTGACGCGGCCGAGACCGACATCAATGCCGTCCGCAGCGCAGCCGGTCTCGGCAACGTTGAGCTAGACGACGAGAATGCCCTCGATCAGCTCCTCTTTGAGCGGCGCTACTCGCTCTTCGCTGAGGGACACCGCTGGGTAGACCTCCGGCGGTACGACCGGCTCGGCACCCTCCCGACTCCCGAGGTCGGCGAGGGGATCACGTCGCAGATCTTCGAGCAGTGGCCGCGTCCCAACTCCGAGGTTCCAGGCTGA
- a CDS encoding ABC transporter substrate-binding protein: MTTILNSITLVLLTLVLVAPAAAQSDGIEEMLRQRDAEIKTILGEGTPTAAQRDELRAVVNDVIDFEAMSAQALGPFWSDLSAGQQAEFAEAFGGVIRAQSLADLDLYRARVSYGDVAVTGATATAFTTARSGDVDAEVVYALARTGDAWAVTDIVIDDVSTVEGYATSFQRVMKRKGVADGFETLMASLRKRLARG; this comes from the coding sequence ATGACCACTATCCTGAACAGCATTACGCTCGTCCTCCTCACCCTCGTCCTCGTCGCCCCCGCGGCGGCGCAGTCCGACGGCATCGAGGAGATGCTCCGGCAGCGCGACGCCGAGATCAAGACGATCCTCGGCGAGGGCACCCCGACCGCCGCGCAGCGCGACGAACTCCGCGCTGTCGTCAACGACGTGATCGACTTCGAGGCGATGTCAGCGCAGGCCCTCGGCCCGTTCTGGAGCGACCTCTCGGCCGGTCAGCAGGCCGAGTTCGCCGAGGCCTTCGGCGGCGTCATCCGCGCCCAGAGCCTCGCCGACCTCGACCTCTACCGCGCCCGCGTCAGCTACGGCGACGTGGCCGTGACCGGGGCGACGGCGACCGCCTTCACGACGGCCCGCTCGGGCGACGTGGACGCCGAGGTGGTCTACGCCCTCGCCCGCACCGGCGACGCGTGGGCCGTCACCGACATCGTGATCGACGACGTGAGCACGGTCGAGGGCTACGCCACCTCGTTCCAGCGCGTGATGAAGCGCAAGGGCGTCGCGGACGGCTTCGAGACCCTGATGGCGAGCCTCCGCAAGCGCCTCGCCCGCGGCTGA
- a CDS encoding TolC family protein — MLRLLALLAALAPAALAQPDTLDVDVLGAMRLALDGSPEVEIERAGRDFAAARARQARAARFLTEFSLTTGHAVAPGLDRNGSTLPADQLYLDPGVRNDWDDARPYNEFTAEAIQPLWTWGELSGQIRAADAAVTLEEAQAAAKASEVALRTGELYYGLLLAETLSAIAVETGEALGTARGELQGLLDEGDASVSDADLFQLRLFEQEYLRQRAEVGEQRALAASALGRQVLRPGAAVRTRPLEPIAFERDSLGVYQRLGLAHRAELRQAEAGLRARDALVRVAKSDYYPKLFIGGRASGRYAEGRTQQGNPFISDSFLGAGLRFGVGVRQNLTFFQTRAKVQQAEAERAEVRFQQTAAEQLVLFEVEEAYRRLVIAEAALRARREAVRIAGEWLRTEQINFDLALGDVDDLIAAVRADLESRAARLEAVQTYNVAVLRLLHATGTLAERAERGTGFGPSSGG, encoded by the coding sequence ATGCTCCGACTGCTCGCGCTCCTCGCCGCCCTCGCGCCGGCGGCCCTCGCCCAGCCCGACACGCTCGACGTGGACGTGCTCGGGGCGATGCGGCTGGCGCTCGACGGAAGCCCGGAGGTCGAGATCGAGCGCGCCGGGCGGGACTTTGCGGCGGCGCGGGCGCGGCAGGCGCGGGCGGCGCGCTTCCTGACCGAGTTCAGCCTCACGACGGGCCACGCCGTCGCTCCCGGCCTCGACCGCAACGGCTCCACGCTCCCCGCCGACCAGCTCTACCTCGACCCCGGCGTCCGCAACGACTGGGACGACGCGCGTCCCTACAACGAGTTCACCGCCGAGGCCATTCAGCCGCTCTGGACCTGGGGCGAACTGAGCGGGCAGATCCGCGCCGCCGACGCCGCCGTCACGCTGGAAGAGGCGCAGGCGGCAGCAAAGGCGAGCGAGGTCGCGCTCCGCACCGGCGAGCTCTACTACGGCCTCCTCCTCGCCGAGACCCTGTCCGCGATTGCCGTCGAGACCGGCGAGGCGCTCGGCACGGCCCGAGGCGAACTGCAAGGCCTTCTCGACGAGGGCGACGCCTCGGTGAGCGACGCCGACCTGTTCCAGCTCCGGCTCTTCGAGCAGGAGTACCTCCGGCAGCGGGCCGAGGTCGGCGAGCAGCGAGCGCTTGCGGCGTCGGCGCTCGGACGGCAGGTGCTGCGGCCCGGCGCAGCGGTGCGCACCCGGCCCCTCGAACCAATCGCGTTCGAGCGCGATTCGCTCGGTGTCTACCAGCGGCTCGGCCTCGCCCACCGCGCCGAGCTTCGGCAGGCCGAGGCGGGGCTCCGGGCGCGCGACGCGCTCGTCCGCGTGGCGAAGTCGGACTACTACCCTAAGCTGTTCATCGGCGGGCGGGCTAGCGGGCGCTACGCCGAGGGCCGCACGCAGCAGGGCAACCCGTTCATCAGCGACTCCTTCCTCGGCGCGGGCCTCCGCTTCGGCGTCGGCGTGCGGCAGAACCTGACGTTCTTCCAGACGCGGGCGAAGGTCCAGCAGGCCGAGGCCGAGCGCGCCGAGGTGCGCTTCCAGCAGACCGCCGCCGAGCAGCTCGTCCTGTTCGAGGTCGAGGAGGCCTACCGCCGCCTCGTGATCGCCGAGGCCGCGCTCCGCGCCCGCCGCGAGGCCGTCCGCATCGCCGGCGAGTGGCTGCGCACTGAGCAGATCAACTTCGACCTCGCCCTCGGCGACGTGGACGACCTCATCGCCGCCGTCCGCGCCGACCTCGAGAGCCGGGCGGCGCGCCTAGAGGCCGTCCAGACCTACAACGTCGCCGTGCTGCGCCTCCTCCACGCCACCGGCACGCTCGCCGAGCGCGCTGAGCGCGGCACAGGGTTTGGACCATCCTCCGGCGGCTAG
- a CDS encoding DUF721 domain-containing protein, translating to MPYHNTPQPLGAVLREVIDKAGYREKIDAVRAVEAWATLAGPQINGVTEKAWVKGGALFVKIRSAPWRHQLHLQRRPWCERLNAELGSEVIREIVFR from the coding sequence ATGCCCTACCACAACACGCCGCAGCCGCTCGGGGCCGTGCTCCGCGAGGTGATCGACAAGGCCGGCTACCGCGAGAAGATCGACGCGGTGCGGGCCGTGGAGGCATGGGCGACGCTCGCCGGACCGCAGATCAACGGGGTGACGGAAAAGGCGTGGGTGAAGGGCGGGGCCTTGTTCGTCAAGATCCGCTCTGCCCCGTGGCGGCACCAACTCCACCTCCAGCGCCGCCCCTGGTGCGAGCGCCTCAACGCCGAACTCGGCAGCGAAGTCATTCGCGAGATCGTGTTCCGCTGA
- a CDS encoding serine/threonine-protein kinase, whose translation MPTMSPERWQRLASLLDDALDLAPEARDAFLDTACSDDPDLRAEIEALVAADEEAGGFLDDSAAGFAATLLEDLERATAGPQPEFGALIGPYRIVEALGQGGMGTVYLAERADGQFEQRVALKLIRPGMDRREIIRRFLQERQILARLQHPNIARLLDGGVTEPEPGQGQGQPYFAMEFVEGQPITTYCDRHRLTVEDRIRLFLSVAEAVAYAHRNLVIHRDLKPSNILIAEAGAGTLGDGTPRVKLLDFGIAKLLHKDDAEETLIETQMGLRVMTPEYAAPEQARGDAVTTSTDIYALGVVLYELLTGHRPYAFERRSASEMERVICETEPPRPSTIVGQTEEVRRSSGTVETIRPDEVAAARRAPLTVLRRHLAGDLDTVLLKALRKEPHRRYASVEAFIDDVCAHLEGRPVAARKDSPGYRARKFVQRHRVGVATATVALVLLTAGFAVTLSQAQALKREAARTEAVMGFFLDIFEVADPNTTAIDSVTARDIMDRGERLIDRSLAQEPDLQAEFMGVLGDIHAKLGSYDQAQQLYEASLVLRETVYGPNHVLVAASTHALSELALSASDYDEAETLAQRSLAIRRAELGDRDPATAASMAVLAQALHRKGDYDASSRLFADALAITRATLGDEDEQVAAVLTNFAIVRRRQGAHEEAEGLAREALAIRRAVLGEDHVETMTSMNNLAVILRRRDRLDEAEPLFQQVLAFDLERLGEDHINTATVTNNLANVLRDRGRYDEAEPLYRKVLAFDLEELGPEHRYVALVKHNLAFVTRAQGDYDEAERLSRESLALYRRIHGDDHPDVGIGYAAVADVLRDRGDYDGAAPLYEQAVATLRAGPEAPEALATALLGQGRMLDAQGAAREAEAPLRETLRLREAAFGTDHVRTAEARVALGTCLMHLGQTEAARVLLDTGYVTLRARRGDDHRLTRRARTALAELNTLTRS comes from the coding sequence ATGCCCACGATGAGTCCCGAGCGCTGGCAGCGCCTCGCGTCGCTCCTGGACGACGCGCTCGACCTAGCGCCCGAGGCGCGAGACGCGTTTCTCGACACGGCCTGCTCGGACGACCCAGACCTCCGCGCCGAGATCGAGGCGCTCGTCGCGGCCGACGAGGAGGCGGGCGGCTTCCTCGACGACTCGGCGGCGGGCTTCGCCGCGACCCTCCTCGAGGACCTCGAACGGGCCACGGCCGGGCCGCAGCCCGAGTTCGGAGCCCTCATCGGGCCGTACCGCATCGTCGAGGCGCTCGGGCAGGGCGGCATGGGGACGGTCTACCTCGCCGAGCGGGCCGACGGGCAGTTCGAGCAGCGCGTCGCGCTCAAGCTGATCCGGCCCGGCATGGACCGGCGCGAGATCATCCGCCGCTTCCTCCAGGAGCGCCAGATCCTCGCCCGCCTCCAGCACCCCAACATCGCCCGCCTCCTCGACGGGGGCGTGACCGAGCCCGAGCCCGGCCAGGGCCAGGGGCAGCCCTACTTCGCGATGGAGTTCGTCGAGGGCCAGCCGATCACGACCTACTGCGACCGGCACCGCCTCACGGTCGAGGACCGGATCCGGCTGTTTCTGTCCGTCGCCGAGGCGGTCGCCTACGCCCACCGCAACCTCGTCATCCACCGCGACCTCAAACCGTCGAACATCCTCATCGCCGAGGCCGGGGCCGGCACGCTCGGCGACGGCACCCCGCGCGTCAAACTCCTCGACTTCGGGATCGCCAAGCTCCTCCACAAGGACGACGCCGAGGAAACCCTCATCGAGACTCAGATGGGGCTCCGCGTGATGACGCCGGAGTACGCCGCTCCCGAGCAGGCCCGGGGCGACGCCGTCACGACCTCGACCGACATCTACGCGCTCGGCGTGGTGCTCTACGAGCTCCTCACCGGGCACCGGCCCTACGCCTTCGAGCGGCGGTCGGCGAGCGAGATGGAGCGGGTGATCTGCGAGACCGAGCCGCCGCGCCCGAGCACGATCGTCGGCCAGACCGAGGAGGTGCGCCGCTCCAGCGGGACCGTCGAGACGATCCGGCCGGACGAGGTGGCCGCGGCGCGCCGCGCGCCCCTCACCGTGCTCCGCCGCCACCTCGCGGGCGACCTCGACACAGTCCTCCTCAAGGCGCTCCGCAAGGAGCCGCACCGCCGCTACGCCAGCGTCGAGGCGTTCATCGACGACGTGTGCGCGCACCTCGAGGGGCGTCCGGTGGCGGCGCGCAAGGACTCCCCCGGCTACCGGGCGCGGAAGTTCGTCCAGCGCCACCGCGTCGGCGTCGCGACGGCTACGGTCGCCCTCGTCCTGCTGACGGCCGGCTTCGCCGTGACGCTCTCCCAGGCCCAGGCCCTCAAGCGCGAGGCCGCCCGCACGGAAGCCGTCATGGGCTTCTTCCTGGACATCTTCGAGGTCGCCGACCCCAATACGACAGCCATCGACAGCGTGACGGCCCGCGACATCATGGACCGGGGAGAGCGGCTGATCGACCGGTCGCTGGCGCAGGAGCCGGACCTCCAGGCGGAGTTCATGGGCGTGCTCGGCGACATCCACGCCAAGCTCGGGAGCTACGACCAGGCCCAGCAGTTGTACGAAGCCTCGCTCGTCCTGCGCGAGACGGTCTACGGGCCCAACCACGTTCTCGTCGCAGCCAGCACCCACGCGCTCAGCGAACTCGCCCTCTCAGCAAGCGACTACGACGAAGCGGAGACCCTCGCTCAGCGCTCGCTCGCCATTCGCCGCGCCGAACTCGGCGACCGCGACCCAGCGACGGCGGCGAGCATGGCCGTGCTCGCGCAGGCGCTCCACCGCAAGGGCGACTACGACGCGTCGTCCCGCCTCTTCGCCGACGCCCTCGCCATCACCCGCGCCACGCTCGGCGACGAGGACGAGCAGGTCGCCGCCGTGCTCACCAACTTCGCCATCGTGCGCCGCCGGCAGGGGGCCCACGAGGAGGCCGAGGGGCTCGCCCGCGAAGCCCTCGCCATCCGCAGGGCCGTGCTCGGCGAGGACCACGTCGAAACGATGACCTCGATGAACAACCTCGCCGTCATCCTCCGCCGCCGCGACCGGCTCGACGAGGCCGAGCCGCTCTTCCAGCAGGTGCTCGCCTTCGACCTCGAACGCCTCGGCGAGGACCACATCAACACGGCTACGGTCACGAACAACCTCGCGAACGTGCTGCGCGACCGGGGGCGCTACGACGAGGCCGAGCCGCTCTACCGGAAGGTGCTCGCCTTCGACCTCGAAGAGCTTGGGCCGGAGCACCGGTACGTCGCCCTCGTCAAGCACAACCTCGCCTTCGTCACCCGCGCCCAGGGCGACTACGACGAGGCGGAGCGCCTCAGCCGCGAGTCGCTCGCCCTCTACCGCCGCATCCACGGCGACGATCACCCGGACGTCGGCATTGGCTACGCGGCGGTCGCCGACGTACTGCGCGACCGGGGCGACTACGACGGGGCCGCTCCGCTCTATGAGCAGGCCGTGGCCACGCTACGGGCCGGGCCGGAAGCCCCGGAGGCGCTCGCCACCGCCCTGCTCGGCCAGGGCCGGATGCTGGACGCGCAGGGCGCAGCGCGCGAGGCCGAGGCCCCCCTCCGCGAGACGCTGCGGCTGCGCGAGGCCGCCTTCGGCACCGATCATGTGCGCACGGCCGAGGCCCGCGTAGCGCTCGGCACCTGCCTGATGCACCTCGGGCAGACTGAGGCTGCGCGCGTCCTCCTCGACACCGGCTACGTCACCCTCCGCGCCCGGCGCGGCGACGACCACCGCCTCACGCGCCGCGCTCGCACCGCGCTGGCCGAGCTAAACACGCTCACCAGAAGCTAG
- a CDS encoding sigma-70 family RNA polymerase sigma factor, with protein sequence MGPDGEVTRLLETLRNGDRGAIDELFPLVYRELHALAHRQLGHRRPGQTMNSTALVHEAYLKLVGQSEGRWQDRQHFFAVAATAMRHIIVDYARHRRALKRGGNARPTLLDEERVAVEDKADEILALDEALVHLSALDERLARTVELRFFAGLSIEEVAEVLDLSARTVKRDWRKARAFLYQMISEENVA encoded by the coding sequence ATGGGACCTGATGGTGAAGTCACCCGGCTGCTCGAGACGCTGCGCAACGGAGACCGCGGCGCCATCGACGAGCTGTTCCCGCTGGTGTACCGGGAGCTGCACGCCCTCGCGCACCGCCAGCTCGGGCACCGCCGCCCCGGCCAGACGATGAACTCGACCGCCCTCGTCCACGAGGCGTACCTCAAGCTCGTCGGGCAGTCCGAGGGCCGGTGGCAGGACCGGCAGCACTTCTTCGCCGTCGCCGCCACGGCGATGCGGCACATCATCGTGGACTACGCCCGCCACCGCCGGGCGCTCAAGCGCGGCGGCAACGCCCGCCCGACCCTCCTCGACGAGGAGCGCGTCGCGGTCGAAGACAAGGCCGACGAAATCCTCGCGCTCGACGAGGCCCTCGTCCACCTCAGCGCCCTCGACGAGCGGCTGGCGCGCACCGTCGAGCTGCGCTTCTTCGCGGGCCTCTCGATCGAGGAGGTCGCCGAGGTGCTCGACCTCTCGGCGCGGACCGTCAAGCGCGACTGGCGCAAGGCCCGGGCCTTTCTCTACCAGATGATCAGCGAGGAGAACGTGGCCTAA
- a CDS encoding T9SS type A sorting domain-containing protein, with protein sequence MLLRLLLCTGLLAALCAPAAAQYVPRGERGERDAERKTLIDANRVAITHFNYGLGGGVGEVRGNWPKGSDDFYLGDFQLIVGAEVTDENGMTVQNVVTSRSPRAGQDGPPGQSSVFWGFEAVPSYQNPESETWARSDDPASWPDVWPDRLGDADDPGWPGAWNGLLGKDAFIDGVELYSHYADNPDEEFDYVPDPANPERGGLGLVVAQRVLAWRDPLLEDAVVYVYDVYNASPKPLDTAALGFVLGTLAGGDGDSVDDLIEYDFDRDVGYWLDFDNSGNQGQPVGVAGLALLQTPTVGGVEIGMTGVFGFDPPGAVRMDDDDRLFEILTRDGANDEDIERCALSGGCDGDLIVSAGPFALPALSSQRVVAALVFGEDRAEAEGRIDVLRGFVRNGYVLSGGTAVAITSPGDGDVVKDGTVEVAWTAEGEDLRVALDYSDDFGQTWTPLARDEPNDGGYIWNASSFPAGVYQVRVTAYGPGGLGSAASGRFRLDSAGNAAPQVVLGEPQPGTVSGVYPVTWTAADADGDDPVVALSYRTAGGPWLPLAGDLPAEGTFAWDTAPLPNAPDYQLRAEADDGAAVGTDITAPFAVENERDGIALPPTFEGLGTGTLAVRVVDAAALTEHTYRVAFKAEPTGTAYDVTNLTTGALVLSDVPVASDGSEGPLFDGLRLVVLEDEAAVDPARTAWADPEGLIEVFADRINIDIPFPREWVFQGTAAPYDYEVRFDDDLVGQSFGGFTLGSGSSAPMAVATETNFTVQNTTLDRPAPFVFLESREESANGRLDDYEFVFVYEDLDGDPGTDSEPTYIVRPARTDPEGSFPAEGDVLALRTFKPFATGDAFQFVASQTVDAEEAATPAGVRFGGVFPNPVRRSATLVFETGRAGAVRLAVYDVLGRKVAVLASGERPSGVHEVRLDARGLASGIYIIRLDAAGQTHTRRLTVLD encoded by the coding sequence ATGCTTCTTCGACTGCTTCTATGCACCGGCCTGCTCGCGGCGCTCTGCGCCCCGGCGGCGGCCCAGTACGTCCCGCGCGGCGAACGCGGCGAGCGCGACGCCGAGCGCAAGACGCTCATCGACGCCAACCGCGTCGCCATCACGCACTTCAACTACGGCCTCGGCGGCGGCGTGGGCGAGGTCCGGGGCAACTGGCCCAAAGGCTCCGACGACTTCTACCTCGGCGACTTCCAACTCATCGTCGGCGCGGAGGTGACGGACGAGAACGGGATGACGGTGCAGAACGTCGTGACCTCGCGCTCGCCGCGTGCCGGACAGGACGGGCCGCCGGGACAGAGCAGCGTCTTCTGGGGGTTCGAGGCGGTGCCATCCTACCAGAACCCGGAGAGCGAGACCTGGGCGCGCAGCGACGACCCGGCGTCGTGGCCGGACGTGTGGCCGGACCGGCTCGGCGACGCGGACGACCCCGGCTGGCCCGGCGCGTGGAACGGCCTCCTCGGCAAAGACGCCTTCATCGACGGCGTCGAGCTCTACAGCCACTACGCCGACAACCCCGACGAGGAGTTCGACTACGTCCCCGACCCCGCCAACCCCGAGCGCGGCGGCCTCGGCCTCGTCGTCGCCCAGCGCGTCCTCGCGTGGCGCGACCCCCTCCTCGAAGACGCCGTGGTCTACGTCTACGACGTCTACAACGCCAGCCCGAAGCCGCTCGACACCGCCGCGCTCGGTTTTGTCCTCGGCACGCTCGCCGGCGGCGACGGCGACTCGGTCGACGACCTCATCGAGTACGACTTCGACCGCGACGTGGGCTACTGGCTCGACTTCGACAACAGCGGCAACCAGGGCCAGCCCGTGGGCGTGGCGGGCCTCGCGCTGCTCCAGACCCCGACCGTTGGCGGAGTGGAGATCGGAATGACGGGGGTGTTCGGATTCGATCCGCCCGGCGCGGTCCGGATGGACGACGACGACCGGCTCTTCGAGATTCTCACCCGCGACGGGGCCAACGATGAGGATATCGAACGCTGCGCGTTGAGCGGCGGATGCGACGGCGACCTGATCGTTTCGGCCGGGCCGTTCGCGCTTCCAGCGCTCTCGTCGCAGCGGGTCGTCGCCGCGCTCGTCTTCGGCGAGGACCGGGCCGAGGCGGAGGGGCGGATCGACGTGCTGCGCGGGTTCGTCCGCAACGGGTATGTGCTCAGCGGCGGCACCGCAGTGGCGATTACGTCGCCAGGAGACGGTGACGTGGTGAAGGACGGGACGGTCGAGGTCGCGTGGACGGCCGAGGGCGAGGACCTCCGCGTAGCGCTCGACTACTCCGACGACTTCGGGCAGACGTGGACGCCGCTGGCCAGGGACGAGCCCAACGACGGCGGCTACATCTGGAACGCGTCGTCGTTTCCCGCGGGCGTCTACCAGGTCCGTGTCACGGCCTACGGTCCCGGCGGTCTCGGCTCGGCCGCGTCCGGCCGGTTCCGCCTCGACTCGGCCGGCAACGCCGCGCCGCAGGTCGTCCTCGGCGAGCCGCAGCCCGGCACGGTGTCCGGCGTCTATCCCGTGACCTGGACCGCCGCCGACGCCGACGGGGACGACCCCGTCGTGGCGCTTTCGTACCGCACGGCTGGCGGGCCGTGGCTGCCGCTCGCGGGCGACCTCCCGGCCGAGGGCACGTTCGCGTGGGACACCGCGCCGCTGCCCAACGCGCCGGACTACCAGCTCCGCGCCGAGGCGGACGACGGTGCCGCCGTCGGCACTGACATCACGGCTCCCTTCGCCGTCGAGAACGAGCGCGACGGGATTGCCCTGCCGCCGACGTTCGAGGGGCTGGGGACCGGGACGCTCGCCGTCCGCGTCGTGGACGCAGCCGCGCTCACCGAGCACACCTACCGCGTCGCGTTCAAGGCGGAGCCGACCGGGACCGCCTACGACGTGACGAACCTGACAACGGGCGCCCTCGTGCTCAGCGATGTCCCCGTCGCCAGCGACGGGTCGGAGGGGCCGCTCTTCGATGGGCTGCGGCTGGTGGTGCTGGAGGACGAAGCCGCTGTCGATCCGGCCCGAACGGCCTGGGCCGATCCGGAGGGCTTGATCGAGGTCTTCGCCGACCGGATCAACATCGACATTCCCTTCCCGCGCGAGTGGGTCTTCCAGGGCACCGCCGCGCCGTACGACTACGAGGTCCGGTTCGACGACGACCTCGTCGGGCAGTCCTTCGGCGGGTTCACGCTCGGCTCCGGCAGCAGCGCCCCGATGGCCGTAGCGACCGAGACCAACTTCACGGTCCAGAACACGACGCTCGACCGGCCGGCTCCTTTCGTATTTCTGGAGTCGAGAGAGGAGAGCGCCAACGGCCGGCTCGACGACTACGAGTTCGTCTTTGTCTACGAAGACCTCGACGGTGACCCTGGCACCGACTCGGAGCCGACGTACATCGTTCGGCCTGCGCGTACCGACCCTGAGGGTTCGTTCCCGGCCGAGGGCGACGTGCTCGCGCTGCGGACCTTCAAGCCGTTCGCCACGGGCGACGCGTTCCAGTTCGTGGCGAGCCAGACGGTCGATGCGGAGGAGGCCGCGACGCCCGCGGGCGTACGCTTCGGTGGCGTCTTCCCGAACCCCGTGCGACGCTCGGCGACGCTCGTCTTCGAGACGGGCCGCGCCGGCGCGGTGCGGCTCGCGGTCTACGACGTGCTCGGGCGTAAGGTGGCCGTCCTCGCCAGCGGCGAGCGGCCTTCGGGCGTGCACGAGGTCCGGCTCGACGCGCGCGGCCTGGCCAGCGGCATTTACATCATCCGGCTCGACGCGGCAGGGCAGACCCACACCCGGCGACTGACCGTGCTGGACTGA
- a CDS encoding CsbD family protein, translating to MDHTKDRLEDRLDHEQAEGRKDQAAGALGEMKGKVKKNVGDLVGNESMEAEGRMEEAQGKVQREAGNLRSEAADRAEDMID from the coding sequence ATGGACCACACGAAAGATCGTCTCGAAGACCGCCTCGACCACGAGCAGGCCGAAGGCCGCAAGGACCAGGCAGCCGGTGCCCTCGGCGAGATGAAGGGCAAGGTCAAGAAGAACGTCGGCGACCTCGTCGGCAACGAGAGCATGGAAGCCGAAGGCCGGATGGAAGAGGCCCAGGGCAAGGTGCAGCGCGAGGCCGGCAACCTCCGCTCCGAGGCCGCCGACCGCGCCGAGGACATGATCGACTGA